One window from the genome of Nicotiana tomentosiformis chromosome 5, ASM39032v3, whole genome shotgun sequence encodes:
- the LOC138893163 gene encoding uncharacterized protein: MVGEKVLLKILPMEGVLRFRKKGKLSPQYIRPFEVLKKIGEVAYEFALPPSLSGVHPVIHISMFWKYVEDLSHVWDFSTVQLDGNLTYDVELVAILDRQVRKLRSKNIASVKV; encoded by the coding sequence atggttggggagaaggttctgctcaagattttgcCCATggagggtgtgttgaggttcaggaagaagggaaagttgagccctcagtatattagGCCGTTCGAGGTGCtcaagaagattggagaggtggcttatgaatttgccttgccacctagtctatcaggtgttcatccagtaatTCACATATCTATGTTCTGGAAGTATGTCGAGGATCTGTCTCATGTTTGGGATtttagcacagttcagttggatggtaatttgacttatgatgtggagctggtggccattttagaccgtcaagttcgaaagctgagatcaaagaacatagcttcagtgaaagtgtag